A single region of the Buteo buteo chromosome 16, bButBut1.hap1.1, whole genome shotgun sequence genome encodes:
- the PSMD13 gene encoding 26S proteasome non-ATPase regulatory subunit 13, which produces MKDVPGFLQQSQSSGPGQAAVWHRLEELYNKKLWHQLTLQVLDFVQDPCFAQGDGLIKLYENFISEFEHRVNPLSLVEIILHVVRQMTDPNVALTFLEKTREKVKSSDEAVILCKTAIGALKLNIGDLQVTKETIEEVEEMLNNLPGVTSVHSRFYDLSSKYYQTIGNHASYYKDALRFLGCIDVKDLPVSEQQERAFTLGLAGLLGEGVYNFGELLMHPVLESLRNTDRQWLIDTLYAFNSGNVETFQSLKSAWGQQPDLAANEALLLQKIQLLCLMEMTFTRPANHRQLTFEEIAKSAKVTVNEVELLVMKALSVGLVKGSIDEVDKRVHMTWVQPRVLDLQQIKGMKDRLEFWCTDVRSMEMLVEHQAHDILT; this is translated from the exons ATGAAGGACGTACCGGGCTTCTtgcagcagagccagagctcggggccggggcaggccgCCGTGTGGCACCGCCTGGAGGAGCTCTACAACAAGAA GCTCTGGCACCAGCTGACTCTGCAGGTTTTGGACTTTGTTCAGGACCCTTGCTTTGCCCAAGGAGATGGACTCATCAAG CTTTATGAGAACTTCATCAGTGAGTTTGAACACAG GGTGAACCCCTTGTCCCTGGTAGAGATCATTCTTCATGTAGTCAGACAGATGACAG ATCCCAATGTGGCCCTTACTTTTCTGGAAAAGACTCgagaaaag GTAAAAAGCAGTGATGAAGCTGTCATTTTGTGTAAAACAGCCATTGGGGCACTCAAGCTGAACATTGGAGACCTGCAGGTCACCAAG GAGACCATTGAGGAGGTTGAGGAGATGCTGAACAATCTCCCTGGGGTGACTTCAGTTCACAGCCGCTTCTATGATCTCTCCAGCAAGTACTACCAGACAATTGGGAACCACGCCTCTTATTATAAGGATGCTCTGCGCTTTCTGGGATGCATTGATGTTAAAGATCTGCCAG TatcagagcagcaggagagagcatTTACCCTGGGACTGGCAGGGCTCTTGGGAGAAGGTGTTTATAACTTTGGGGAGCTG CTCATGCACCCTGTTCTGGAGTCCCTGAGAAACACTGATCGGCAGTGGCTGATTGACACACTTTATGCCTTCAACAGTGGTAATGTAGAGACGTTTCAGTCTTTGAAGTCGGCATGGGGTCAGCAG CCAGATCTGGCTGCAAATGAAGCACTTCTGCTGCAAAAGATTCAGCTGTTATGTCTTATGGAG ATGACTTTCACCCGGCCAGCCAATCACAGACAGCTCACTTTTGAAGAGATTGCCAAGAGTGCCAAAGTCACTGTGAATGAG gttgAACTGCTGGTGATGAAGGCGCTCTCGGTAGGCTTGGTAAAGGGCAGTATTGATGAAGTTGATAAGAGGGTGCACATGACATGGGTACAACCACGTGTGTTGGATTTACAACAG ATCAAAGGAATGAAAGACCGCCTGGAGTTCTGGTGCACAGATGTGAGGAGCATGGAGATGTTGGTGGAGCACCAAGCTCATGACATCCTAACATAG
- the SIRT3 gene encoding NAD-dependent protein deacetylase sirtuin-3, mitochondrial isoform X3 — MERGARRGGGLLAAAWRRLWERGPGDGGGPGGLARLSLRSGDSEGAAGSGARRIQGTRPFSLSAAARAILGVGGWGDNGGKQKLTLQDVAELIRKKECRRVVVMAGAGISTPSGIPDFRSPGSGLYSNLEQYNIPYPEAIFELMYFFVNPKPFFTLAKELYPGNYRPNYAHYFLRLLHDKGLLLRLYTQNIDGLERVAGIPPDKLVEAHGTFATATCTVCRRKFPGEDFRGDVMADKVPHCPVCTGVIKPDIVFFGEELPQRFFLHVTDFPMADLLFIIGTSLELVAKDK; from the exons ATGGAGCGGGGGGctcggcgcggcggcgggctcCTGGCGGCGG cgtggaggaggctgtgggagCGCGGCCCCGGGGATGGCGGCGGCCCGGGGGGCCTGGCCCGGCTCTCCCTTCGCTCTGGGGACAGCGAGGGGGCGGCCGGCTCCGGAGCGCGGAG GATCCAAGGGACCAGGCCCTTCTCTTtgtctgctgctgccagagccaTTTTAGGAGTGGGCGGATGGGGAGACAATGGTGGGAAGCAGAAGCTCACCCTGCAGGATGTGGCAGAGCTAATTCGGAAGAAGGAGTGTCGTCGAGTGGTGGTGATGGCTGGCGCTGGGATCAGCACCCCCAGTGGCATCCCGGATTTTAG GTCCCCAGGGAGCGGCCTCTACAGTAACCTTGAGCAGTACAACATCCCTTACCCAGAAGCAATCTTTGAACTGATGTATTTCTTTGTCAACCCTAAGCCCTTTTTCACTTTGGCCAAGGAGCTCTACCCTGGCAACTACAGACCCAATTACGCCCACTATTTCCTGAGACTCCTGCACGACAAAGGGCTCCTCCTGCGCCTCTATACCCAGAACATTGACGGGCTGGAGAGAG TTGCTGGGATCCCTCCTGATAAACTGGTGGAAGCCCACGGCACCTTTGCCACTGCCACTTGTACAGTCTGTCGAAGGAAGTTCCCAGGAGAGGACTTCAGG GGGGACGTCATGGCAGACAAGGTCCCTCACTGTCCCGTCTGCACTGGAGTCATCAAGCCTGACATTGTGTTCTTTGGCGAGGAGCTCCCACAGCGCTTCTTCCTGCATGTGACAGACTTCCCCATGGCAGACCTGCTTTTCATCATTGGAACATCCCTGGAG CTGGTTGCAAAAGACAAATAG
- the SIRT3 gene encoding NAD-dependent protein deacetylase sirtuin-3, mitochondrial isoform X1, giving the protein MERGARRGGGLLAAAWRRLWERGPGDGGGPGGLARLSLRSGDSEGAAGSGARRIQGTRPFSLSAAARAILGVGGWGDNGGKQKLTLQDVAELIRKKECRRVVVMAGAGISTPSGIPDFRSPGSGLYSNLEQYNIPYPEAIFELMYFFVNPKPFFTLAKELYPGNYRPNYAHYFLRLLHDKGLLLRLYTQNIDGLERVAGIPPDKLVEAHGTFATATCTVCRRKFPGEDFRGDVMADKVPHCPVCTGVIKPDIVFFGEELPQRFFLHVTDFPMADLLFIIGTSLEVEPFASLAGAVRSSVPRVLINRDLVGPFAWQQRYNDVAQLGDVVSGVEKLVELLDWNEEMQTLIQKEKEKLVAKDK; this is encoded by the exons ATGGAGCGGGGGGctcggcgcggcggcgggctcCTGGCGGCGG cgtggaggaggctgtgggagCGCGGCCCCGGGGATGGCGGCGGCCCGGGGGGCCTGGCCCGGCTCTCCCTTCGCTCTGGGGACAGCGAGGGGGCGGCCGGCTCCGGAGCGCGGAG GATCCAAGGGACCAGGCCCTTCTCTTtgtctgctgctgccagagccaTTTTAGGAGTGGGCGGATGGGGAGACAATGGTGGGAAGCAGAAGCTCACCCTGCAGGATGTGGCAGAGCTAATTCGGAAGAAGGAGTGTCGTCGAGTGGTGGTGATGGCTGGCGCTGGGATCAGCACCCCCAGTGGCATCCCGGATTTTAG GTCCCCAGGGAGCGGCCTCTACAGTAACCTTGAGCAGTACAACATCCCTTACCCAGAAGCAATCTTTGAACTGATGTATTTCTTTGTCAACCCTAAGCCCTTTTTCACTTTGGCCAAGGAGCTCTACCCTGGCAACTACAGACCCAATTACGCCCACTATTTCCTGAGACTCCTGCACGACAAAGGGCTCCTCCTGCGCCTCTATACCCAGAACATTGACGGGCTGGAGAGAG TTGCTGGGATCCCTCCTGATAAACTGGTGGAAGCCCACGGCACCTTTGCCACTGCCACTTGTACAGTCTGTCGAAGGAAGTTCCCAGGAGAGGACTTCAGG GGGGACGTCATGGCAGACAAGGTCCCTCACTGTCCCGTCTGCACTGGAGTCATCAAGCCTGACATTGTGTTCTTTGGCGAGGAGCTCCCACAGCGCTTCTTCCTGCATGTGACAGACTTCCCCATGGCAGACCTGCTTTTCATCATTGGAACATCCCTGGAG GTGGAGCCCTTTGCcagcctggcaggagctgtTCGCAGCTCTGTTCCCCGAGTCCTGATCAACCGAGATCTTGTAGGACCCTTCGCCTGGCAGCAACGCTACAATGACGTAGCCCAGCTGGGGGACGTGGTCAGTGGGGTCGAGAAGCTGGTGGAGCTGCTGGACTGGAATGAAGAGATGCAAACActaattcagaaggaaaaagaaaag CTGGTTGCAAAAGACAAATAG
- the SIRT3 gene encoding NAD-dependent protein deacetylase sirtuin-3, mitochondrial isoform X2, translating into MVNTARIQGTRPFSLSAAARAILGVGGWGDNGGKQKLTLQDVAELIRKKECRRVVVMAGAGISTPSGIPDFRSPGSGLYSNLEQYNIPYPEAIFELMYFFVNPKPFFTLAKELYPGNYRPNYAHYFLRLLHDKGLLLRLYTQNIDGLERVAGIPPDKLVEAHGTFATATCTVCRRKFPGEDFRGDVMADKVPHCPVCTGVIKPDIVFFGEELPQRFFLHVTDFPMADLLFIIGTSLEVEPFASLAGAVRSSVPRVLINRDLVGPFAWQQRYNDVAQLGDVVSGVEKLVELLDWNEEMQTLIQKEKEKLVAKDK; encoded by the exons ATGGTCAACACAGCTCG GATCCAAGGGACCAGGCCCTTCTCTTtgtctgctgctgccagagccaTTTTAGGAGTGGGCGGATGGGGAGACAATGGTGGGAAGCAGAAGCTCACCCTGCAGGATGTGGCAGAGCTAATTCGGAAGAAGGAGTGTCGTCGAGTGGTGGTGATGGCTGGCGCTGGGATCAGCACCCCCAGTGGCATCCCGGATTTTAG GTCCCCAGGGAGCGGCCTCTACAGTAACCTTGAGCAGTACAACATCCCTTACCCAGAAGCAATCTTTGAACTGATGTATTTCTTTGTCAACCCTAAGCCCTTTTTCACTTTGGCCAAGGAGCTCTACCCTGGCAACTACAGACCCAATTACGCCCACTATTTCCTGAGACTCCTGCACGACAAAGGGCTCCTCCTGCGCCTCTATACCCAGAACATTGACGGGCTGGAGAGAG TTGCTGGGATCCCTCCTGATAAACTGGTGGAAGCCCACGGCACCTTTGCCACTGCCACTTGTACAGTCTGTCGAAGGAAGTTCCCAGGAGAGGACTTCAGG GGGGACGTCATGGCAGACAAGGTCCCTCACTGTCCCGTCTGCACTGGAGTCATCAAGCCTGACATTGTGTTCTTTGGCGAGGAGCTCCCACAGCGCTTCTTCCTGCATGTGACAGACTTCCCCATGGCAGACCTGCTTTTCATCATTGGAACATCCCTGGAG GTGGAGCCCTTTGCcagcctggcaggagctgtTCGCAGCTCTGTTCCCCGAGTCCTGATCAACCGAGATCTTGTAGGACCCTTCGCCTGGCAGCAACGCTACAATGACGTAGCCCAGCTGGGGGACGTGGTCAGTGGGGTCGAGAAGCTGGTGGAGCTGCTGGACTGGAATGAAGAGATGCAAACActaattcagaaggaaaaagaaaag CTGGTTGCAAAAGACAAATAG
- the SIRT3 gene encoding NAD-dependent protein deacetylase sirtuin-3, mitochondrial isoform X4 — protein MAGAGISTPSGIPDFRSPGSGLYSNLEQYNIPYPEAIFELMYFFVNPKPFFTLAKELYPGNYRPNYAHYFLRLLHDKGLLLRLYTQNIDGLERVAGIPPDKLVEAHGTFATATCTVCRRKFPGEDFRGDVMADKVPHCPVCTGVIKPDIVFFGEELPQRFFLHVTDFPMADLLFIIGTSLEVEPFASLAGAVRSSVPRVLINRDLVGPFAWQQRYNDVAQLGDVVSGVEKLVELLDWNEEMQTLIQKEKEKLVAKDK, from the exons ATGGCTGGCGCTGGGATCAGCACCCCCAGTGGCATCCCGGATTTTAG GTCCCCAGGGAGCGGCCTCTACAGTAACCTTGAGCAGTACAACATCCCTTACCCAGAAGCAATCTTTGAACTGATGTATTTCTTTGTCAACCCTAAGCCCTTTTTCACTTTGGCCAAGGAGCTCTACCCTGGCAACTACAGACCCAATTACGCCCACTATTTCCTGAGACTCCTGCACGACAAAGGGCTCCTCCTGCGCCTCTATACCCAGAACATTGACGGGCTGGAGAGAG TTGCTGGGATCCCTCCTGATAAACTGGTGGAAGCCCACGGCACCTTTGCCACTGCCACTTGTACAGTCTGTCGAAGGAAGTTCCCAGGAGAGGACTTCAGG GGGGACGTCATGGCAGACAAGGTCCCTCACTGTCCCGTCTGCACTGGAGTCATCAAGCCTGACATTGTGTTCTTTGGCGAGGAGCTCCCACAGCGCTTCTTCCTGCATGTGACAGACTTCCCCATGGCAGACCTGCTTTTCATCATTGGAACATCCCTGGAG GTGGAGCCCTTTGCcagcctggcaggagctgtTCGCAGCTCTGTTCCCCGAGTCCTGATCAACCGAGATCTTGTAGGACCCTTCGCCTGGCAGCAACGCTACAATGACGTAGCCCAGCTGGGGGACGTGGTCAGTGGGGTCGAGAAGCTGGTGGAGCTGCTGGACTGGAATGAAGAGATGCAAACActaattcagaaggaaaaagaaaag CTGGTTGCAAAAGACAAATAG
- the SIRT3 gene encoding NAD-dependent protein deacetylase sirtuin-3, mitochondrial isoform X5, which yields MADKVPHCPVCTGVIKPDIVFFGEELPQRFFLHVTDFPMADLLFIIGTSLEVEPFASLAGAVRSSVPRVLINRDLVGPFAWQQRYNDVAQLGDVVSGVEKLVELLDWNEEMQTLIQKEKEKLVAKDK from the exons ATGGCAGACAAGGTCCCTCACTGTCCCGTCTGCACTGGAGTCATCAAGCCTGACATTGTGTTCTTTGGCGAGGAGCTCCCACAGCGCTTCTTCCTGCATGTGACAGACTTCCCCATGGCAGACCTGCTTTTCATCATTGGAACATCCCTGGAG GTGGAGCCCTTTGCcagcctggcaggagctgtTCGCAGCTCTGTTCCCCGAGTCCTGATCAACCGAGATCTTGTAGGACCCTTCGCCTGGCAGCAACGCTACAATGACGTAGCCCAGCTGGGGGACGTGGTCAGTGGGGTCGAGAAGCTGGTGGAGCTGCTGGACTGGAATGAAGAGATGCAAACActaattcagaaggaaaaagaaaag CTGGTTGCAAAAGACAAATAG